One region of Armigeres subalbatus isolate Guangzhou_Male chromosome 3, GZ_Asu_2, whole genome shotgun sequence genomic DNA includes:
- the LOC134221732 gene encoding uncharacterized protein LOC134221732, with translation MTASTEVLREAKTSCITAAATSEEPTFLDHYVERHSNYQRMLRITAYCLRFLQNCRVPRNERATDILTTEETKTAETTLTKLVQMQFFSNEINQLRQGKPIASRSRLRWFHPFLDDKHVLRIGGRLGNSQLPYESKHQAILPSTHTFSKLLVKHIHLQQLHAGPQLLLAVLRLRHWVIGARDLAKRTVQNCIICVRNRPKRIEQFMAELPTARVTATRPFSTTGIDYWGPIQIKQQHRRAAPRKAYVAVFVCFSTKAVHIELVADLSTAKFIQALRRFVSRRGLCSDIYSDNGRNFIGAANELRRILNNKEHQTEVAQECLSNGIRWHFNPPTASHFGGLWEAAIASAQKHFFRILGPHILYYDDTETLLSQIECCLHSRPIVPVSDDPSDFEVLTPGHFLVGAPMKAVPDVDFSTTPLNHLHQWQLTQKLFQHLWQRWHREYLCTLQQRTKWLNAPTDIEVGRLVVMKDDNVPPMNWRTARIEELHPGSDGIVRVVSLRSPQGKFIRPVAKICLLPVASPPCQKTDALDSTSKTRSC, from the coding sequence TCACTACGTGGAAAGGCATTCGAACTACCAACGGATGCTGAGAATAACGGCGTACTGCTTGCGATTTCTACAAAACTGTCGTGTTCCACGCAATGAACGGGCTACGGATATTCTCACCACGGAAGAAACTAAAACAGCGGAGACAACTTTAACCAAACTCGTTCAAATGCAGTTCTTCAgcaatgaaataaatcaactaCGACAAGGAAAGCCAATAGCATCTAGGTCACGACTTCGTTGGTTCCACCCATTTCTCGACGACAAGCATGTGCTTCGTATAGGTGGTCGTCTTGGCAACTCCCAACTACCTTATGAAAGCAAGCATCAAGCAATCCTACCCTCTACACACACATTTTCGAAATTATTAGTCAAGCACATTCATCTGCAACAGCTTCATGCGGGTCCGCAGCTTCTTCTAGCGGTCCTTCGTCTACGCCATTGGGTCATTGGCGCCAGAGACCTGGCCAAACGTACAGTTCAGAACTGTATAATCTGCGTCAGAAATCGGCCCAAAAGGATAGAACAATTCATGGCGGAACTACCCACTGCACGAGTAACTGCCACCAGACCATTCTCGACAACAGGGATCGATTATTGGGGCCCGATTCAAATAAAGCAACAACATCGACGAGCTGCCCCACGCAAGGCTTATGTAGCCGTTTTCGTGTGCTTCAGTACAAAGGCCGTGCATATCGAGCTAGTTGCGGATCTGAGCACAGCCAAATTTATTCAAGCTTTACGCAGATTTGTTTCCCGACGCGGCCTCTGTTCCGATATATACAGTGACAATGGTCGAAATTTTATCGGGGCCGCCAATGAATTGCGACGGATATTAAACAACAAGGAACATCAGACAGAAGTCGCACAAGAATGCCTCTCGAACGGCATCAGGTGGCACTTCAATCCACCAACGGCTTCGCATTTTGGTGGGCTGTGGGAAGCAGCGATCGCCTCTGCACAGAAACATTTCTTTCGAATCCTGGGACCACACATCCTATACTATGACGATACCGAAACTCTTCTCTCGCAAATCGAATGCTGCTTGCACTCTAGACCGATAGTTCCTGTCAGCGATGACCCAAGTGACTTCGAAGTTCTCACTCCTGGGCACTTTTTAGTGGGAGCTCCAATGAAAGCGGTTCCAGACGTTGATTTCTCAACTACTCCACTCAATCACTTACACCAGTGGCAGCTGACACAAAAACTTTTCCAACACCTGTGGCAAAGATGGCACCGAGAATACTTGTGCACTCTTCAGCAGCGCACGAAATGGCTTAACGCACCAACGGACATCGAGGTGGGACGACTGGTCGTCATGAAAGATGACAATGTTCCGCCTATGAACTGGAGAACTGCGAGAATCGAAGAACTACATCCCGGGTCGGACGGAATCGTTCGTGTTGTATCTCTCCGATCGCcacaggggaaattcattcggccGGTAGCGAAAATATGTTTGCTGCCCGTCGCATCACCGCCTTGCCAAAAAACAGATGCACTAGACTCAACCTCCAAAACTAGATCCTGTTAA